From the Kribbella sp. CA-293567 genome, the window GTGGATAGCCGTGGCTGGCCCGGAATGGCCACTGACGCCGCCCCGCTGACTCCAGAGGGGGGCAAGCAGGCAGAGGCCGCTGCGGACCTCCTGAGTGGCATCGGTGCCACATACCTGGTCAGCTCGCCGTTCACCCGCTCCCTGCACAGTGCCGCCATCATCGGCCACCGCCTCGCCCTGGGCGTACGGGTGGACCACGACCTGCGCGACTGGCTGCCGGACAGCACCTGTTCCTGGCGCGGTGTTGCCGACGCCCGGGCGGCACAGGCGGAGCTCGACGAGTACGACGGCGAGTGGCCCGAGGGCATCCGCCGGGCATGGGAGCCGCTGTCGGCGGTCAGGGCGCGAGCCCGGGCGGCGCTGGCCCGGCACACGGCCTCCACGGACGGCCCGGTGCTCGCGGTCACGCACGAGATGGTCATCCGCGCGCTGACCGGTGAGCGCGGCACACCCCACGGCGGCCACGTGTTCTTCAACTACGACCCGGCGTCCTAGCGTCCTAGGGCCGCACTGCCGTGACCAGCGCGGTCACGGCCTCGGCAAGGGTGCTCACCCAGCCGTCAGGCTTCCCGACCTTCTGCCACCCAGGCCCGCCCACCACGAGCTGGTACGACGGCCTGGTGCGCGCGAGGGAGCGCACCGCGTCCAGGTCGGCTGTCGCACGTGTACTGGACCAGATGAAGACCGCGGCCGGCCGGATTCGGCGTACGGCCTCAGAGAGCGATCTGACCGGCGTCGCGGCACCCAGTGTGCGCACTCTGATGCCGCGCTCGGCCAGTGCGGCCGCGACTGCCAGCAGCGGCAACGCGTGGTCCTCCCGCTCGAGACAGGCGAGCACGACGGCCCGCTCTGCCTCGTCGGGCTTGTGCTGCTCGATCGCCCGGCGGGTGTGGTACCTGAGCCCACCGGCCACAGCATCGGACGCGAGGTGCTCCACCTCGACACACGCGCCGGTGCGCTCCCACTGGCTCCCGACCTCGACCAGCAGCGGCATCAGCCGGCTGGTCCAGGCCTGGACCGCGCCCGACCGGTCGAGACTGCGGGCCACCTCGTGGGTGAGCCGGTCGCTGTCCATCGCGTTCGCGATCTCGAACAGGTCGACGGGCTTGCCCTGATGCTCGGCGCGGGACGCCGCGGATCGGCGTACGGGCTGAGGTTTGGGTACTCCCTGTGACCGGTTCCCGGTGCCCTCGGCAACTGAAGTGGCGGATGTCACACTGGGTAGTGGAGCGGTGTAGATCCGGTCACGAACGGCGGCTGCCGCTTCCGCCGTCGGAACGCCTTGATCGACGAGCCGCAGCATCGCCCGGAGCCGGGCCAGATCCTCGGCGCTGTAGCGCCGATGACCGCCCGCTGACCGCGCACTCGGGCTCAATCCGTACCTTCGCTCCCAGCTCCGCAGCGTCGGCGCGGCGATCCCGAGCCGGCGCGCGGCAGCCCCGACGGTGAGGGATTCGGACGGGGTCGGCACGGCGTTCATGATGCCCTGTTGCCGCCTGAAAACCCCGGCAATCGCCAGTTCCTGATAACAACTCGACCGAGTTTCGAGACAACAAGGGTTGAACTACGCATGAGTTGAGCATAGTTTTCACCGAGCGCCCGTCCGCGCTCACGGTGAGTCATAGGAGGTTGCCATGTCGAGAGGGATGCCTCGCCTACCCCGCCCGCTCATGGATTTGTGGGACTGGCAGTCGCAGTCAGCGTGCCGCGACGTCAACCCGGAGCTGTTCTTCTCCCCCGAATCGGAGCGTGGCGTTCGCAAACGCGCTCGCGAGATGGTGGCGAAGTCACTCTGCGGAACCTGCCCGGTCCAGCCCGAGTGCCGCCAGCACGCCCTCTCCGTCGGAGAGCCGTACGGCGTCTGGGGCGGCACCACGGAATCCGAGCGGGACAACGTCGTACTCGCCGAACACAGGAAGTCCGCCTGACGGCCGCCGGGAGCTGAACCCCGACCCACCCGGGTCCGGCCCTGCCGCCGGACCCGGCCCCCGATCTCCCAGCGGCCTCACTCCGCTCCCGATCGGGAACATCTCGCCCGGCTGACCCGGCCAAGCCGGAGTCGTCGTTCGTACCGGATGCTGGCAACGATTGCAGCTGCACACGGTTCGCGCCGGCGGTTGAAGCGCAGACACGTGGCGACTCAGGTCAACCCGTGCTCCGGCTCGCGACGCCTGCTCCGCTCCGCTGCGCCGGCTGCATCGCTAAGGGATGAAGCGGTGGCAGGCCCGCGATGTGGTTAAAGCGCTGACGCGCAGACACGTGGCGACTCAGGTCACCCCGCGTGTTCCGGCTCGCGACGCCTGCTCCGCTCCGCTACGCCGGCTGCATCGCTGACGGTTGAGGCGCTGGTGCACAAGCCCGCGATGCTGGTTGAGGCGGTGACCCGCAAACCCGCGGTGGCTCAAGGTCAACGCGGAGGCTCAGGTCAACGCGGAGGCTCAGGTCAACGCTGTGGCTCTGGTCAACGCTCTGGCTCTGGTCATCGCTCTGGCTCCGGCTACCAGCTACCGACCCCAGGCATCCCAGCCCAGCTTTACAACCCTGCCATCCCCCAGCCGCCCTCAAGCTCCACCTCAACGACATGAACCCGCACCACCAGCGGCGTTTCGACCACGCCCGCGACCGCCGCCGTGACCGCCGCATGAACTCCCGCGCCGACCGCGGCGGCCTGGTAGGCCACGCTGACCACCACCCGTACCTCGACCTTGAGTTCTTCGCGGTTGTGACCGAAGTCCGCCTCGACGCCGGCGATGTCGGGGAGCGTCTTGCCGGTCGCCTGCGTCCAGGCCTGCGCCGCGAACTGCCTCAACAGCCCCCACACCCCAGGCTGCAGCCGTACGACGCCTGGTACCGCGCGGGCTGCTTTCGCCGCTGCCTCCGCGGCGCGGATCTCGGTCAGCAGGTTGGGTGGGATCAGGCTGCCCGGAGCCCACGGGGTCGTCATCGCAGTTCCTCCGGCCGGGGCGGGTCGATCCACACGTCGACGACCTCGAAGTCCAGGGTCTCGAGCTCCAAGCCGATTCGCTCGGGCAGGGCGGCGGCGACGCGGCGGCGGGCCTCGTCCAGTGCGCTGACCTGGCCAGAGCCGAAACGCAGGGCCACCGACATCCACACCCGGACCGCCCGGGGGTCGTCCGGTGAGAGCTCGATGCGGCACTGGTGAGCGCGGACCCCGTCGACGCCGTCGACGGCGTAGCGCAGTACGGCGGCCAGGGCGTGGGTGGAGATGTCGACCTGGGCAGTCGCGGTGGGCAGGGGGATGGTGCGGCCCAGGCTGAGATCGGCGCGGACCGCGGTCATGATCTTGTCCAGGAACCCGGCTGGTGGTTCGGCGGGGTCGTCGATCAGGGTGCGGGTGGCCTCGGTGAGCTCGTCCAGGCTGGCCCGGGCCGTGGTGCAGTGCGGGCAGTGGAGAGCGTGCTCGGTGACCCGGCCGGCTTCCATGTCGTCCCACACGCCTTCGACGCTCTGGCCGCAGGGCAGCGGGTGGCCGGTCTCCTGGGTGGGGTTCATCTCCATGGTTTCATCACCTCCGCTAGCTCGGCTCGTGCTCTGGCTATTCGTCCCCTGACCGCGGTCGGCGTGGTCCCGACCAGATCTGCGATCTCCTGGTACGAGCGGCCGTGGACCTCTCGCAGCAGCCAGCACGCTCGTTGTGGTGGCGGCAGTTGCGCGAGGGCGAGGGTCAGCGCCTTCATGGCCTGGCTGTTGTGGACCGCGCGGGCGGGATCCCCGTCGGCGCCGGTCTCGGTCGGCGGGTGGTGCTCGTCGAGTTCGTCGACGGGCTTGCGGCGCTGGATGATCGTGAGGCACTTGTTCGTCGCGGTCCGGTACAGCCAGCTCCCGAACGCGGCGTCGTGCTGGATCTCCGGCAGCCGGCGCCAAGCGGTCAGGAACACTTCCTGCGCGACATCCTCGGCTTCGCCGCTGGCGCCGTTCAGCATCCGCAGGCACAGCGCGTAGATCCGCCGTTGGTAGCGGCGGACCAGCATCTCGAACGCCGCAGGGTCCCGGTTGCGGGCGCGGGCCACCAGAGTGGCCTCGTCGAGCTCGACCATGCCACCCAACGCCGTCGGCCGGCCGGGTTCCGCCGGGGTTCCGGCTGCTGCCGCGGACGCGGTCGTCACCGATGTCCTCCTCAGCGTCTCGTCCAGGTCCCGGGGCCGGGCTCAGTCACAGGAGAGACGACGCCACTGTTGCAGATGTCACGGTGCTGCCCGGGATCGACCTGGTGAGGGTGGTCACACGCGCTCCACCGAGACGCCGGCCTTTCGCAGTACGCTGAGCTGGTCCGGCCGGTCAGCGCAGGAAGTCCGCCAGGCTTCGCGCGAGTTCGTCCGGATTGTTCTCCGCGACGTGATGGGTCGAATCGATGCCGTGGCCAACGATCTGCGGACACCACGGCCGCCAGACCTCCAGCGGATCACCGTAGATCTTCTCCATGTCGTCCTGCGTCGACCACAGCATCATCGTGGGACACGCGAGTTGCCGGCCGGCGGCACGGTCGTCCTCATCCGCCTGCCGATCGACCCCGAGGCCCGCCCGATAGTCCTCGAGCATCGCGTGCACGGTGGCGGGGTTGCGGATCGCCGCCAGGAAATCGCTGTGGTTCTCCGGCCCCAGCTGAGCCGGGCCGTTCGAGGTCCACGCGTTGTACCAGGTCTCGGGATCCGCGCAGATCACCCGCTCGGCCGGCTTCTCCAGCTGCCCGAAGAACCACCAGTGCCACCACTCCGCGGCGAACTTCGCGTCGCAACGCTCCAACGCCTCGACCAGCGGCACCCCGTCGATCACCACCAGCTTGGTGACCCGCTCAGGACTGTCCAACGCCGCCCGGTACGCGACGTACGACCCCCGATCGTGACCGACCACAGCAAACCGCTCATGCCCGAGCGCGGACATCAGCCGCACGACGTCCCCCGCCATCGCCCTCTTCGAGTACTGCGAATGCGCCTCGTCCGCAGCCGGCTTGTCCGACTCCCCGTACCCCCGAAGATCCGGGCACACGACCGTGAACTCCTCAGCCAGCCTCGGCGCCACCTGCCACCAGGTCGTGTGAGTCCGCGGATGCCCGTGCAACAACACCACCGGCGCCCCCGCCCCACCATGCCGAACCCGCAGACTCAGACCACCGACATCAACCCGCTCCAACGCGAACCCATCAAACATGCGCCGCTGGTACCCGAGCGCGTGCCGATCAATCAGCAGGCCAGGGGTGCCTGCGGGAGGGTCGGCAGGTGTCGCGAGGCGCCAGCTGCACCAACGTGCGATGCAGCTGGCGCAGCGAAGCGAAGCAGGCGTCGCGAGCCCGACCACCCACGTCGCGCGCCAGCGCTGCACCAACTTGCGATGCAGCCAGCGCAGCAAGCCGGCGTCGCGAGCCGACCGGCAGGTCAGCTCGCGCCGGGCTGCGGCTTACCGTCGTCCGGCGCTTCTTCCGCCTCGTCCGACTTCGACTCGGCCGGCTTGCCCGGCTTCTTCCCGGGCTTCTTCTTGTCCTCAGCCGCCCGGTCCTTCGCAGCCTTGTCCGGCGTCTCCTCCGGCGCCTTCCCCGACTCCGGCCGACCCGGCTCCGGCCGCGCGGTCGTCCGCGGATCCCGGTACCGGTCCAGCGACTTCAGGAAGTCCGGATCGTCGTCAGGCGCGACCGGCCGGCTCGCCGGGCGGGACTTCGGCGCGGCGGCGCGGTCGCGGCGGGCCGCTTGGCCGCGCGCCATCAGCAGCCAGACGATCGGCCCGACGAAGGGCACGAAGACGATCAGGACGACCCACACCAGTTTGGGCAGGTGCGGAACATCCTCGTCACGGGTCTGGATGCAGGAGAAGAGCGCGTAGACGGTCAGCACGAGACTGATCAGGAAAGGCAGAAATCGGATCACCACGCTTCAACAGTACGATGCCCAGCGAAAACGGTCGGCCGAATCGCGCCCGACCAGGCGGTCGGGTCAGACGCCGGCCGTCTCGAGTTCCTTCGCGCTCTCGGCTGCCTTCCGGCGCCCGGCGATCCGTACACCGTACGCGACCACACCCGCCCACAGCAGCACCAGTCCGGCGTACACCAGGTACCGCGGCCCTTCGGCGACCCCGATGCCCTTGAGCAGCGTGCGCGCGTTCGTCAGGATCAGCACCAGACCGACGCCGACTCCGAGCCACTGGGTGGCGAGCCGGGAGACGAGCCAGGCTGCCAGCGGCGCGGCGAGCACCCCGCCGATCAGCAGGGCGGCGACGATTCCGAGCGGGATGTTCGAGCTGCCGAGTCCGTAGAGGAAGCCGATGCTGGCCGCGACGGAGACGATGAACTCGGCCGCACTCACCGACCCGACCGTACGGCGGGGCTCCAGCTTCCCGCTGCCGAGCAGCGACGAGGTGGCGACCGGACCCCAGCCGCCTCCGCCGGTGGCGTCGATGAAGCCGGCCACCAGACCCAGCGGTCCGAGGAACTTCCCGCCGACCTTGCCCTCGATGACGGCCCGGACCTTGCCGGTCGCGAAGCGCGCCAGGATGTAGACACCGAGCAGGAGCAGCAGCCCTGCCACCCACAGCGATGCCGATTCGGTGGACAGGTTGGACAGGAACGTGGCACCCGCGAAGGCGCCGACGCCGCCGGGCACACCGATCAGCGCGACCACTCGCCAGTCGACGTTGCCGAACCGCCAGTGCGACAGCCCGGAAGCGAGCGTGGTGCCGACTTCGGCCAGGTGCACCGACGCGGAGGCGACTGCCGGCGTGATGCCGGTGATCAGGAGTGCGGTGGTAGCGGTGACGCCATAGGCCATGCCCAGGGTGCCATCGACCAGTTGGGCGAGCGAGCCGAGCAGGGCAATGAGGATGAGACGACGCACGGAACTGCTCCTTCGGGCGGAGGAGAACGGGGTGGTTGAGGAAGTGCGCCGAAGGTCAACAGCTCGCGGAGTTCACGCGGAGCAGGTCGACGTGCCGGCGACGCGTGAGTGCGTCGCCCGGAGCGTTCTTGGTGACCTGCATACCGACCATGAAACCGGACAAAGTCGAGCAAGATGCTGTGGTTTCGCGATGTGAGACACCTAATCGCCTGATGAGACGACACGCGCGATCCGCCGACGTCACCCATCAAGCGTCCGGTTGGTTCCGAAGTACTTCCGGCCACGTTCTGAACTTGTTCAGAACTTATGCAACGGGAAGGCTTCACGGTATGACCGGCGACCGACCGACCGCCGCGGTACTGGGTTCGGGAGTCTCCGGCCTCACCGCGGCGCATCTGCTGCAGCGCACGCACGACGTGACCGTCTTCGAGGCGGACGATCGGCCCGGCGGGCACGCGCACACCCATGACGTGACGGACTCCGCCGGTGGCGCGCTGCGGATCGACACCGGTTTCATCGTGCACAACGAGCGCACCTACCCCAACCTGCTCCGCCTCTTCGCCGAGCTCGGCATCCGGACGCAGCCGACCGAGATGAGCATGAGCGTCCACTGCGACGGCTGCGGTCTCGAGTACGCCGGTGGCCGCGGTGCCCGTGCGCTGTTCAGCCAGCCCCGCCGGGCCGGCGACCCCCGCTTCCTGCGGATGCTCGCCGAGGTGCCGCGCTTCCACCGCGAAGCCAGGGCGGTCCTGGTCTCCGGGGACGACCAGCAGACCTGGGGCGAGTTCCTCCGGGCCAACCGCTTCAGCCAGTACTTCGTCCGGCACTTCGCCGTACCGCTGGTGTCCTGTGTCTGGTCGTCCGGCTCCGCCGACGCCGAGCGCTACCCCGCGCGGTACCTGTTCCAGTTCCTCGACCACCACGGCATGCTGACCGTCAGCGGCTCCCCCAAGTGGCGCACGGTGACCGGCGGCTCGCGCACGTACGTCGACGCGGTACTCGCCCAGATTGCCGAGGTCCGCCTCTCGACACCGGTCCGCGCCGTACTGCGCCACGACGACTCCGTGGAGGTGATCACCGACCGCTCCGAGCACTTCGACAAGGTCGTTGTCGCCACGCACGCCGACACGGCCCTAGCACTCCTCGGCGACGCCACCCCCGAAGAGAAGACCCTGCTGGGCGCCTTCAGCTACTCCACCAACCCCACCTGGCTGCATACCGACACCGCCGTACTGCCGAAGGCCACTGCTGCCCGCTCGTCGTGGAACTACCGCATGCGTGGTTGCGACACCCCGGAGCCGCAGGTCCTGGTCAGCTACTGGATGGACCGCCTGCAGCATCTGCAAAGCCCCGACGAGCACCTGGTCACGCTGAACCCCGACGGCTGGGTGGACCCGGCCAAGACCATCGCCCAGATGACCTACGCCCACCCCATCTTCACGCCCGAGTCAGTGGCCGCCGCCCCAGTACTACGCACCGCAGGTGGGCCCCGTCTCGCATTCGCCGGAGCACACCTCGGCTGGGGCTTCCATGAAGACGGCTGCCGGTCAG encodes:
- a CDS encoding MerR family transcriptional regulator, with amino-acid sequence MPTPSESLTVGAAARRLGIAAPTLRSWERRYGLSPSARSAGGHRRYSAEDLARLRAMLRLVDQGVPTAEAAAAVRDRIYTAPLPSVTSATSVAEGTGNRSQGVPKPQPVRRSAASRAEHQGKPVDLFEIANAMDSDRLTHEVARSLDRSGAVQAWTSRLMPLLVEVGSQWERTGACVEVEHLASDAVAGGLRYHTRRAIEQHKPDEAERAVVLACLEREDHALPLLAVAAALAERGIRVRTLGAATPVRSLSEAVRRIRPAAVFIWSSTRATADLDAVRSLARTRPSYQLVVGGPGWQKVGKPDGWVSTLAEAVTALVTAVRP
- a CDS encoding RNA polymerase sigma factor, translated to MTTASAAAAGTPAEPGRPTALGGMVELDEATLVARARNRDPAAFEMLVRRYQRRIYALCLRMLNGASGEAEDVAQEVFLTAWRRLPEIQHDAAFGSWLYRTATNKCLTIIQRRKPVDELDEHHPPTETGADGDPARAVHNSQAMKALTLALAQLPPPQRACWLLREVHGRSYQEIADLVGTTPTAVRGRIARARAELAEVMKPWR
- a CDS encoding WhiB family transcriptional regulator, whose translation is MDLWDWQSQSACRDVNPELFFSPESERGVRKRAREMVAKSLCGTCPVQPECRQHALSVGEPYGVWGGTTESERDNVVLAEHRKSA
- a CDS encoding PLD nuclease N-terminal domain-containing protein, encoding MVIRFLPFLISLVLTVYALFSCIQTRDEDVPHLPKLVWVVLIVFVPFVGPIVWLLMARGQAARRDRAAAPKSRPASRPVAPDDDPDFLKSLDRYRDPRTTARPEPGRPESGKAPEETPDKAAKDRAAEDKKKPGKKPGKPAESKSDEAEEAPDDGKPQPGAS
- a CDS encoding histidine phosphatase family protein, yielding MTQIYLIRHGRPDYEPVDSRGWPGMATDAAPLTPEGGKQAEAAADLLSGIGATYLVSSPFTRSLHSAAIIGHRLALGVRVDHDLRDWLPDSTCSWRGVADARAAQAELDEYDGEWPEGIRRAWEPLSAVRARARAALARHTASTDGPVLAVTHEMVIRALTGERGTPHGGHVFFNYDPAS
- a CDS encoding sulfite exporter TauE/SafE family protein, whose product is MRRLILIALLGSLAQLVDGTLGMAYGVTATTALLITGITPAVASASVHLAEVGTTLASGLSHWRFGNVDWRVVALIGVPGGVGAFAGATFLSNLSTESASLWVAGLLLLLGVYILARFATGKVRAVIEGKVGGKFLGPLGLVAGFIDATGGGGWGPVATSSLLGSGKLEPRRTVGSVSAAEFIVSVAASIGFLYGLGSSNIPLGIVAALLIGGVLAAPLAAWLVSRLATQWLGVGVGLVLILTNARTLLKGIGVAEGPRYLVYAGLVLLWAGVVAYGVRIAGRRKAAESAKELETAGV
- a CDS encoding putative leader peptide, which encodes MVGMQVTKNAPGDALTRRRHVDLLRVNSASC
- a CDS encoding alpha/beta fold hydrolase, with the translated sequence MFDGFALERVDVGGLSLRVRHGGAGAPVVLLHGHPRTHTTWWQVAPRLAEEFTVVCPDLRGYGESDKPAADEAHSQYSKRAMAGDVVRLMSALGHERFAVVGHDRGSYVAYRAALDSPERVTKLVVIDGVPLVEALERCDAKFAAEWWHWWFFGQLEKPAERVICADPETWYNAWTSNGPAQLGPENHSDFLAAIRNPATVHAMLEDYRAGLGVDRQADEDDRAAGRQLACPTMMLWSTQDDMEKIYGDPLEVWRPWCPQIVGHGIDSTHHVAENNPDELARSLADFLR
- a CDS encoding NAD(P)/FAD-dependent oxidoreductase, giving the protein MTGDRPTAAVLGSGVSGLTAAHLLQRTHDVTVFEADDRPGGHAHTHDVTDSAGGALRIDTGFIVHNERTYPNLLRLFAELGIRTQPTEMSMSVHCDGCGLEYAGGRGARALFSQPRRAGDPRFLRMLAEVPRFHREARAVLVSGDDQQTWGEFLRANRFSQYFVRHFAVPLVSCVWSSGSADAERYPARYLFQFLDHHGMLTVSGSPKWRTVTGGSRTYVDAVLAQIAEVRLSTPVRAVLRHDDSVEVITDRSEHFDKVVVATHADTALALLGDATPEEKTLLGAFSYSTNPTWLHTDTAVLPKATAARSSWNYRMRGCDTPEPQVLVSYWMDRLQHLQSPDEHLVTLNPDGWVDPAKTIAQMTYAHPIFTPESVAAAPVLRTAGGPRLAFAGAHLGWGFHEDGCRSGVEAAERLGAKW